The proteins below are encoded in one region of Ferrimicrobium sp.:
- a CDS encoding S53 family peptidase produces MLRKLGLVSSSVALASLAALAVPGATAVASSAPSVVPMIEVGPVIKSVSASPPTAAFCETNYQIACYGPAQMAAEYDYGPAFKNGDNGKGQTIVIFDSYGSPTIRADLAHFDKVYGLPAPAAFNIYHPEGNVVLNYDNLPSPANYHSKQLQTEVSWAYETTLDVEYSHAMAPGATIDLVTVPVNETEGVQGLENLEKAQAWALANLHANIWSNSWSTTEQSFHNSAVIERLNQLYAEASAKGVSVFFAAGDSGVANTNKQGATYPYPTVNFPTSSPNVIAVGGTQIGSEPTSITSHVTEQVWNDGYGAGGGGYSSIFPEPSDQVAANIPDPTGMRGVPDVSYNAAVISSVLIYESFDPINGAGWVPIGGTSAATPQWAAVDADVQSALGSQGFIAPKLYQIYRSPSLYAEAFYNVTSGNNSFGGITGYSATTGWSPAAGLGTPNVYGLITALGSLSS; encoded by the coding sequence ATGCTGCGTAAGCTTGGACTCGTGTCATCGTCGGTCGCTCTTGCCTCTTTGGCTGCATTAGCTGTGCCAGGTGCAACGGCGGTCGCATCGTCGGCTCCTTCGGTGGTGCCCATGATCGAGGTGGGGCCGGTCATCAAGTCAGTCTCCGCATCACCGCCAACGGCGGCGTTTTGCGAGACCAATTATCAGATCGCCTGCTATGGTCCAGCCCAGATGGCGGCCGAATACGACTATGGTCCAGCCTTTAAGAATGGGGATAACGGTAAGGGTCAGACGATTGTGATCTTCGACTCCTATGGGAGTCCGACGATCCGAGCAGATCTTGCGCACTTCGATAAGGTCTATGGCCTCCCTGCCCCTGCGGCCTTCAATATCTATCACCCTGAAGGTAATGTCGTGCTCAACTACGATAACTTGCCATCACCTGCTAACTACCATTCGAAGCAACTTCAAACCGAGGTGAGCTGGGCCTACGAGACCACCTTGGATGTGGAGTATTCGCATGCGATGGCCCCAGGAGCCACTATTGACCTGGTAACCGTTCCAGTCAACGAGACCGAAGGGGTGCAGGGTCTCGAGAACCTCGAGAAGGCCCAAGCATGGGCGTTGGCCAATCTGCACGCCAATATTTGGTCGAATAGCTGGTCGACCACGGAACAGTCATTCCATAACTCAGCGGTTATTGAGCGATTGAATCAACTCTACGCGGAGGCTTCGGCCAAGGGGGTGTCGGTATTCTTCGCTGCGGGTGATAGTGGCGTTGCCAATACCAACAAGCAAGGAGCGACCTACCCTTACCCGACCGTCAATTTCCCAACGTCGAGTCCTAATGTAATAGCAGTAGGAGGAACTCAGATCGGTTCTGAGCCGACCTCTATCACTTCGCATGTCACGGAACAGGTCTGGAACGATGGTTATGGAGCTGGTGGGGGTGGCTACTCGTCCATCTTCCCTGAGCCAAGCGATCAGGTGGCTGCCAATATTCCGGACCCCACGGGGATGCGAGGCGTGCCAGATGTCTCCTACAACGCCGCGGTGATCTCGTCAGTGTTGATCTATGAGAGCTTTGATCCTATCAATGGTGCGGGTTGGGTGCCGATTGGTGGCACCAGCGCGGCGACTCCACAGTGGGCTGCGGTTGATGCTGATGTCCAGAGTGCGCTTGGAAGTCAGGGATTCATAGCACCGAAGCTCTATCAGATCTATCGGTCGCCGTCGCTCTATGCTGAGGCGTTCTACAACGTTACCTCTGGGAATAACTCCTTCGGTGGAATTACTGGATACTCCGCCACGACAGGATGGAGCCCTGCGGCTGGGCTCGGAACTCCGAACGTGTATGGTCTCATCACGGCCCTTGGAAGTCTCTCTTCATAG
- a CDS encoding transketolase C-terminal domain-containing protein encodes MAFRSRPQTRFQVELAAPELEELARRYCWLRYLQTLGVYRRSPLALLGLAQGLRGPLGLGVASDLDALIVGGTSPLEHLYHPQSASLVDAVAMGLLANGHADAILGELRSNGSPMAQVELLGEAVRLGLRLVLIAEEGEDRAIDAASSLGWRIEHLNGGDLLEGWSLGRALWHGFQDVSIPVVVVVDGYADTFEIGELGYIAPQTLDRFEREAIEAASRLSADPRPQLARSAAKRRLATAMTESQPETLAVLATQLATRLGAGSLVLSKESVGRLDGERIDSCIRLSDPTFLAEALVRWGGFPVVIGPMTPTRSAAPGTLILTTDRDLRPGSPGVLVESQEEFLYFVNRLLGEEAPTTNDYLVVTDRFERDGFGRLEEPTGRWLRPPSDLVVITWGRGVQVALEACVFLGDAARDVGVLELHQPGLVDEKLIARAMRARRVCILYDVTPDVGYQLVTYMQEYFFAQLSAPVLLRSARPGPGPIAVVLRGLLA; translated from the coding sequence ATGGCCTTTCGATCTCGTCCACAGACACGTTTCCAGGTTGAGCTTGCCGCTCCAGAGCTTGAGGAGCTTGCTAGGCGATACTGCTGGCTCAGATATCTCCAGACCCTTGGGGTCTACCGACGATCTCCGCTTGCACTGCTTGGCCTCGCCCAGGGTTTGCGAGGACCTTTGGGTCTTGGTGTTGCCTCAGATCTCGATGCACTCATCGTGGGTGGAACATCGCCGCTCGAACATCTCTACCATCCGCAATCTGCGTCGCTGGTCGATGCTGTCGCGATGGGTCTGCTTGCCAATGGCCATGCAGATGCGATACTCGGGGAGCTTCGAAGCAACGGATCCCCCATGGCCCAAGTAGAGCTGCTCGGGGAGGCGGTACGGCTCGGTCTGCGTTTGGTGCTGATCGCAGAAGAGGGTGAGGACCGAGCGATCGATGCAGCGAGTTCACTTGGGTGGCGCATCGAACACCTCAACGGTGGTGATCTGCTCGAGGGCTGGAGTCTTGGCCGCGCTCTATGGCACGGCTTTCAAGATGTCAGTATCCCGGTGGTCGTTGTTGTCGATGGATATGCTGACACCTTCGAGATCGGAGAACTCGGCTACATCGCACCCCAGACACTCGACCGTTTTGAACGCGAGGCGATCGAGGCGGCGAGTCGATTGTCTGCTGATCCACGTCCCCAGTTGGCACGCAGTGCGGCTAAGCGGAGATTGGCTACGGCGATGACCGAGTCACAACCGGAGACGCTTGCGGTTTTGGCAACCCAACTTGCGACACGACTCGGTGCTGGCTCCCTGGTGCTATCGAAGGAGTCCGTTGGGCGTCTTGACGGAGAGCGGATCGACAGTTGTATCCGGCTCAGTGATCCGACGTTCTTGGCCGAGGCGCTGGTGCGCTGGGGAGGATTTCCCGTCGTTATTGGTCCCATGACACCAACCCGAAGTGCGGCCCCTGGTACCCTCATCTTAACAACGGATCGAGATCTTCGTCCTGGCAGTCCTGGCGTTCTTGTCGAGAGCCAGGAGGAGTTCCTCTACTTCGTCAATCGATTGTTGGGGGAGGAGGCGCCAACGACCAACGACTACCTTGTCGTCACCGACCGGTTCGAGAGAGATGGCTTTGGGCGCCTCGAGGAGCCGACGGGGCGCTGGTTGCGTCCGCCAAGTGACCTTGTGGTGATCACGTGGGGCAGGGGTGTCCAAGTGGCCCTTGAGGCCTGTGTCTTTCTTGGCGATGCTGCTCGCGATGTGGGTGTGCTCGAACTACACCAGCCGGGACTCGTTGATGAGAAGCTCATCGCGCGGGCCATGCGGGCACGGAGGGTCTGCATTCTCTACGATGTGACCCCTGACGTGGGTTACCAGCTGGTGACCTATATGCAGGAGTATTTCTTTGCGCAACTGAGTGCACCGGTACTGTTGCGATCAGCTCGGCCTGGGCCAGGGCCGATCGCAGTGGTACTGCGTGGGTTGCTTGCCTAG
- the pyrE gene encoding orotate phosphoribosyltransferase has product MELTPADAAAARAELIASIKEYAITYGDFTLKSGARSTWFIDTKRAICRPPTLFRTAQLTLAALADDVTTVGGLTMGADPIAFATAAIAQANGRNLGAFSVRKEPKEYGQGGRIVGNLTEHDRVCVVEDTPSRGTSLKAAIEAVEATGAKVVQALAIVDRGGSASQVVAPIPFVALITAPDLGLPYEGGLEHP; this is encoded by the coding sequence ATGGAGCTAACCCCCGCAGACGCTGCAGCAGCACGAGCAGAGTTGATCGCAAGCATCAAGGAGTACGCTATTACCTATGGTGACTTCACCCTAAAGTCTGGCGCCCGCTCGACCTGGTTTATCGACACCAAGCGGGCGATCTGTCGCCCTCCAACCCTCTTTCGTACCGCACAGCTCACTCTGGCTGCTCTCGCTGACGACGTGACAACCGTCGGTGGGCTGACGATGGGTGCAGACCCGATCGCCTTCGCCACTGCCGCGATCGCGCAAGCCAACGGGCGAAACCTGGGCGCCTTCTCTGTCCGCAAGGAGCCCAAGGAGTATGGACAGGGTGGTCGCATCGTCGGAAATCTCACCGAGCACGACCGGGTCTGCGTGGTGGAAGACACCCCCTCTCGTGGAACGTCGCTGAAAGCCGCGATCGAGGCGGTTGAGGCGACCGGGGCGAAAGTTGTACAGGCACTTGCGATCGTCGATCGTGGCGGGAGTGCTTCCCAGGTCGTTGCACCCATTCCTTTTGTGGCACTCATCACCGCCCCCGATCTCGGTCTGCCCTACGAGGGAGGGCTCGAGCACCCGTAG
- a CDS encoding PhzF family phenazine biosynthesis protein: protein MPLISELLLIDAFATRPFTGNPAAVAICDHFPEDSYLQAIAAEMNLSETAFVVPRSDGSYDLRWFTPTTEVALCGHATLASAHALGGEAVFHTASGTLACSRANNGEITMDFPLDPPTAIELPHEYAHLSPVWSGIGVSDLLIVLDDPESVRSYTPDPAILGRAGTRCVIITAPSDRPATDCVSRVFAPNVGVLEDSVTGSAHCTLAAYWGQRLGKDQLYGEQASPRGGFVSMSVKDDRVALGGHCVTVGRLELMIE from the coding sequence ATGCCTCTCATCTCCGAACTACTGCTCATCGATGCCTTCGCAACTCGGCCATTTACTGGCAACCCGGCCGCCGTCGCCATCTGTGACCATTTCCCTGAGGACTCCTATCTACAAGCGATCGCCGCCGAGATGAACTTGTCCGAGACCGCCTTCGTCGTCCCTCGCTCGGATGGCAGTTACGACCTTCGGTGGTTTACTCCAACGACCGAGGTTGCACTCTGTGGGCACGCCACCCTGGCCTCAGCTCACGCACTCGGTGGCGAGGCAGTCTTTCACACCGCAAGTGGGACACTCGCCTGTTCTCGAGCGAATAACGGCGAGATCACTATGGATTTTCCACTCGATCCGCCAACGGCGATTGAGCTGCCCCATGAGTACGCGCATCTTTCCCCTGTCTGGAGCGGCATAGGTGTCTCTGATCTCCTGATCGTCCTCGATGACCCCGAAAGCGTCAGATCGTACACTCCAGATCCCGCCATCCTCGGTCGTGCTGGTACCCGCTGTGTCATCATTACTGCTCCCTCTGACCGACCGGCAACCGACTGCGTCAGCCGAGTCTTCGCGCCTAACGTCGGAGTGCTCGAAGATTCGGTGACTGGATCCGCACACTGTACGTTGGCTGCCTATTGGGGTCAACGACTTGGCAAGGATCAACTCTACGGTGAACAGGCATCCCCGCGCGGGGGTTTTGTATCGATGAGTGTCAAGGATGATCGTGTAGCGTTAGGGGGCCACTGCGTAACGGTTGGACGTCTTGAGCTGATGATTGAGTGA
- a CDS encoding HepT-like ribonuclease domain-containing protein codes for MTRSNRCDAERANDILGAIAKIGRWRSKHNSSDDMFRSAVMRELGVIGEVANALSDEFKERRPEIPWRNIVDLRNVLARHYWDTAWAFIEQILDDELEQLRRSVDTPQRLRNSSDTPEPTEASAVHPEGRCHRWMPRARAECDLPLGHAGGCRRKAIGPKR; via the coding sequence GTGACACGGTCCAACCGCTGCGATGCTGAACGTGCTAACGATATCCTCGGTGCGATTGCAAAGATCGGGCGTTGGCGCTCCAAACATAACTCGAGTGACGACATGTTTCGCTCTGCAGTCATGCGTGAGCTCGGTGTCATCGGAGAGGTCGCCAATGCTCTGAGCGACGAGTTTAAGGAGCGGCGCCCAGAGATCCCTTGGCGAAATATTGTTGATCTGCGCAACGTCCTTGCCCGTCACTATTGGGATACTGCCTGGGCATTTATCGAACAGATACTCGATGACGAGCTCGAGCAGCTTCGTCGATCGGTTGATACTCCTCAGCGTCTGCGAAATTCTTCAGATACCCCAGAGCCAACCGAAGCCTCGGCGGTTCATCCTGAGGGACGGTGTCATCGGTGGATGCCGAGGGCACGCGCTGAGTGCGATTTGCCGTTGGGCCACGCTGGAGGATGTCGTAGGAAGGCTATCGGTCCGAAGAGATGA
- a CDS encoding YfhO family protein — translation MRIRLRTLWSLYAGDLAGVVFLVVVICLYLSPAIKDGVGFGPADLGRHISLLTRLAHATRAPRGIINGDIVTQGAAWNTLDWELVHHGQFPLWNDLSGTGLPQFLNFESAPLALPTLIGYLVPLRFAYLATVAMKLLIAGTGTYLASRLLGLGPLSATFAGTTAMLSGAFAGWLGWAISGPLAWAGWLLAAGILLYRAEPGDRAKWYALLALSVAFSIYGGFPEVYVLMAGAFGLLFGLAGIARRLSGNRIDWAGVRRLGIGLGIGLALAMPLWLPGIQTLRGSVRNSEGASVGLSFHALTLLVAQGYDGLPFATKAFPNGTFFGSSNYYETAAYVGVIALVLASTAIIVWWRRPIVVGLTASAVGALLVTYQIGSGAPIQHLITDLGLGSIAPQRILSMVGFAIALLAGLGLEVLLRHWCEPRTKIAFAVSVGIMVVVLAVLWDRSSIGAVALPGGHLTASQATAVRQRSLYWPTAEVLGLLVMALLLQLHQHTHQRPGTRNSRRVRSAMGALVAVQAGFLVVAGVGINSYEPSTYPVTPAVKALKRIVGTSLVGLDSVRQPCAPGETATSCTLFQWDGIGLYPEMNLAYGIAEFAMYDPVIPHAFLNAYPAPHVDSYQTGANLFSPIVNSASLARAYGIGYLIVQSPLPIPKGTRLVGTFTASGLALNVVRVLGSQRFSFAKPTATTKGQAVTTQSRAHQRSDIVNTTSHPNDARYVVDVRAPRRQKLMIRITDVPGWHATANGHPITIHRATGDLMSATVPAGTRVIEITYGPALLGVGELFAFAGLLGLALYGLLEALRRRSPVKQGR, via the coding sequence ATGCGGATACGACTTCGAACGCTGTGGAGTCTCTACGCCGGTGATCTGGCGGGCGTTGTCTTCCTTGTGGTAGTGATCTGTCTCTACCTCTCCCCAGCCATCAAGGATGGGGTGGGTTTTGGTCCAGCGGATCTCGGTCGACACATCTCTCTCCTGACTCGGCTCGCCCACGCCACCAGAGCGCCACGTGGTATCATCAACGGCGACATCGTCACCCAGGGCGCCGCCTGGAATACGTTAGATTGGGAACTCGTCCATCACGGGCAGTTTCCGCTCTGGAACGACCTGTCAGGTACCGGGCTCCCGCAATTCTTGAATTTCGAATCAGCTCCGCTCGCCCTACCGACACTGATCGGTTATCTGGTACCACTGCGATTCGCCTATCTGGCTACGGTTGCCATGAAGCTCCTGATCGCGGGCACTGGCACCTACCTAGCCTCACGGTTGTTAGGCCTTGGGCCACTGTCGGCGACCTTCGCTGGCACCACCGCGATGCTATCAGGTGCCTTTGCTGGCTGGCTCGGTTGGGCCATCAGTGGTCCACTCGCTTGGGCGGGGTGGCTTCTCGCTGCTGGGATTCTCCTCTATCGGGCAGAGCCCGGTGATCGAGCAAAATGGTATGCGCTCCTTGCGCTCTCCGTCGCCTTTTCTATCTACGGCGGCTTCCCTGAGGTTTACGTACTCATGGCAGGGGCCTTCGGGCTGCTCTTTGGCTTGGCTGGCATTGCACGACGACTGAGTGGCAACCGAATCGATTGGGCAGGGGTTCGGCGGCTCGGGATTGGCTTAGGCATCGGACTCGCACTCGCCATGCCCCTCTGGCTACCTGGTATCCAGACGTTACGGGGCTCGGTGCGCAACAGCGAAGGGGCAAGTGTCGGGCTATCGTTCCATGCACTCACGCTGCTCGTCGCACAGGGCTACGACGGCTTGCCATTCGCCACCAAAGCGTTCCCCAATGGCACCTTCTTTGGATCGTCGAACTACTACGAAACGGCTGCCTACGTCGGAGTCATCGCTCTCGTCTTGGCCAGCACGGCCATCATTGTCTGGTGGCGCCGTCCCATCGTCGTCGGGCTCACCGCCTCGGCAGTCGGAGCGTTGCTTGTCACCTATCAGATCGGCTCGGGCGCGCCTATCCAGCACCTCATCACCGACCTCGGGCTTGGAAGCATTGCGCCTCAGCGCATCCTCTCCATGGTCGGGTTCGCGATCGCTCTACTCGCTGGCCTTGGACTCGAAGTGCTCCTTCGGCACTGGTGTGAACCGAGAACAAAGATCGCCTTTGCCGTCTCAGTCGGGATCATGGTCGTCGTCCTGGCCGTGCTATGGGACAGGTCATCGATCGGTGCCGTCGCCCTCCCTGGGGGCCATCTGACCGCTTCCCAGGCGACCGCAGTACGACAGCGCTCCCTCTACTGGCCGACTGCAGAGGTATTGGGGCTCCTCGTGATGGCGTTGCTACTGCAACTCCATCAACACACCCATCAACGCCCTGGAACACGGAACTCCCGTAGAGTGCGTTCGGCGATGGGCGCATTGGTCGCGGTGCAGGCTGGCTTTCTGGTAGTAGCTGGGGTGGGAATCAACTCCTATGAACCATCGACCTATCCGGTTACGCCAGCGGTCAAGGCACTCAAGCGCATCGTCGGCACCTCACTCGTGGGTCTCGACAGCGTCAGACAACCCTGCGCCCCTGGTGAAACGGCGACGTCATGCACCCTCTTCCAATGGGACGGTATCGGACTGTACCCGGAGATGAACCTTGCCTACGGCATCGCTGAGTTCGCCATGTATGATCCCGTGATACCCCATGCTTTCTTGAATGCCTACCCGGCACCCCACGTCGACAGTTACCAGACAGGAGCTAACCTGTTCAGCCCTATCGTCAACTCGGCGAGCCTGGCTCGCGCCTATGGGATAGGTTATCTCATCGTCCAATCTCCACTTCCGATTCCGAAGGGCACTCGGCTGGTCGGGACGTTTACGGCGAGTGGCTTGGCACTCAACGTCGTTCGAGTTCTCGGCTCACAACGGTTTAGCTTCGCCAAACCAACGGCTACCACCAAAGGTCAAGCAGTAACGACCCAATCACGAGCCCACCAACGGAGCGACATCGTGAACACAACGAGTCATCCGAACGATGCACGATACGTCGTCGATGTCCGGGCACCCCGTAGGCAAAAACTCATGATTCGGATCACCGATGTACCAGGTTGGCACGCGACGGCAAATGGTCACCCAATCACCATCCACCGCGCGACGGGTGATCTCATGTCTGCCACTGTTCCCGCCGGCACGCGCGTCATCGAGATCACCTATGGCCCAGCGTTGCTGGGAGTCGGGGAGCTGTTCGCATTCGCTGGCCTTCTTGGTCTTGCGTTGTACGGGCTCCTTGAGGCACTACGGCGTCGATCACCAGTAAAGCAGGGACGCTGA
- a CDS encoding helix-turn-helix transcriptional regulator, translated as MTDKWSCFAGDLLKHSRAQAGLSQRQLAALAGVSNVEVARIESHRVQPSIPTLGRLLDVCGSGVELSGRYVDNRVDTITASRAIRECLTQSDEDGVYRNWLVLLDDLEAVSVVRLTELVHSPAVPTGDSRYDALIAALVEYVCGLKAVEPPSWVTDPWRMTTDWYVSGIAALRELERDESPASFSNRGIYICQADLTHV; from the coding sequence GTGACCGACAAATGGAGCTGCTTCGCTGGGGATTTGCTCAAGCACTCAAGGGCACAAGCAGGCCTGTCTCAGCGCCAACTCGCTGCGCTCGCCGGGGTTAGCAATGTGGAAGTAGCCCGCATTGAATCCCATCGTGTCCAGCCCAGTATTCCCACACTTGGCAGACTTTTGGACGTGTGTGGTTCGGGCGTGGAGCTCTCCGGGCGATACGTCGACAACAGGGTGGATACGATTACGGCATCGCGAGCGATTCGAGAGTGCCTGACACAATCTGATGAAGACGGCGTGTATCGCAATTGGCTTGTGCTTCTCGATGACTTAGAGGCGGTTAGCGTAGTTCGGCTCACTGAACTCGTCCATAGTCCTGCGGTTCCTACTGGAGACTCTCGCTACGACGCCTTGATCGCCGCGCTAGTCGAATACGTCTGTGGACTTAAGGCTGTGGAGCCACCCAGTTGGGTAACTGATCCATGGAGGATGACAACTGATTGGTACGTCTCTGGGATCGCAGCCCTTCGTGAACTGGAGCGCGATGAAAGCCCAGCCTCGTTCTCCAATCGGGGTATCTACATATGTCAGGCCGACTTGACTCATGTCTGA
- the purM gene encoding phosphoribosylformylglycinamidine cyclo-ligase, producing the protein MDYQQAGVDLVNAEEAVKAITALVRSTYNSHVLSDLGGFGGLYRLGGEGTPTLVATTDGVGTKTEVARAGNRWEGIGQDLVAMCLDDLVCTGARPLFFLDYLAVGKNEPTLIATLVASMATALKSAQTALIGGEIAEHPGSMAPDQVDLAGFAVGLMDPATAIGADHVRPGDRIIGLPSPNLRSNGFSLVRAIYADLLTHVADGVAAKSELALYEELIAPSVLYAPPMLDFINDSLLHAASHTTGGGLVNNLARVIPEGLSATVDATAWQWPAIFAQLMHDGSVPLAEMRRTFNLGIGMALVTAPEKAKVILDSYPGSVEIGRIEEGNERARWS; encoded by the coding sequence GTGGACTACCAGCAAGCTGGCGTGGACTTAGTCAACGCCGAGGAGGCGGTCAAGGCGATCACAGCCCTGGTCAGGAGTACCTATAACTCGCATGTCCTCTCCGACCTCGGCGGCTTCGGCGGACTCTATCGTCTCGGCGGTGAGGGTACCCCGACGCTGGTCGCCACCACCGACGGAGTAGGCACCAAGACCGAGGTCGCTCGGGCTGGCAACCGTTGGGAGGGGATCGGCCAGGATCTCGTGGCGATGTGTCTTGACGACCTCGTCTGTACCGGAGCCCGCCCTCTCTTCTTTCTCGACTATCTCGCCGTCGGCAAGAACGAGCCAACGTTGATCGCCACCTTGGTGGCCTCGATGGCAACGGCGCTTAAGTCAGCCCAGACCGCGCTCATCGGCGGTGAGATCGCCGAACACCCCGGTTCGATGGCTCCCGACCAGGTCGACCTTGCCGGCTTCGCGGTAGGTCTCATGGACCCAGCGACAGCGATCGGTGCTGATCACGTGCGACCGGGTGACCGGATCATCGGCCTCCCCTCGCCGAATCTTCGTTCCAACGGTTTCTCATTGGTGCGTGCCATCTACGCCGATCTACTCACCCACGTCGCCGACGGGGTGGCTGCCAAAAGCGAGCTGGCGCTTTACGAGGAACTCATCGCCCCCTCGGTGCTCTATGCACCACCCATGCTCGACTTCATCAATGACTCGCTCCTCCATGCCGCCAGCCACACCACCGGCGGCGGGCTGGTGAACAACCTCGCCCGGGTGATTCCCGAGGGATTGAGTGCCACCGTTGACGCAACAGCGTGGCAATGGCCAGCTATCTTTGCCCAACTGATGCATGATGGCTCGGTTCCGCTCGCCGAGATGCGACGCACCTTCAACCTCGGCATCGGAATGGCGCTGGTCACCGCACCCGAGAAGGCAAAGGTCATTCTCGACTCCTATCCCGGCTCAGTCGAGATCGGTCGAATCGAAGAAGGGAACGAACGCGCACGATGGAGCTAA
- a CDS encoding helix-turn-helix domain-containing protein gives MDDLGTRIRTARVGAGLSQAQLARRAGTSQPAVNRYEKGRTVPSEETAERLLMACRADIRPSELLANNRERVRCLARAHGAERVLVFGSVARGEDNADSDLDILVEIPTDSIRLFELFTLGHEISEILGIKVDIGIPEMLRPSIRERVLAEARPL, from the coding sequence ATGGATGATCTGGGTACACGGATTCGGACGGCGCGGGTGGGAGCTGGTTTATCACAAGCGCAGCTTGCTCGTAGGGCCGGTACGTCCCAGCCAGCGGTCAATCGCTATGAGAAAGGTCGCACAGTTCCCTCCGAGGAGACTGCGGAGCGCCTGTTGATGGCTTGCCGTGCCGACATACGTCCGAGCGAACTCTTGGCGAACAACCGGGAACGCGTGCGATGTTTGGCGAGAGCGCATGGCGCTGAGCGTGTACTTGTCTTCGGGTCGGTCGCACGAGGTGAGGATAACGCGGATTCAGACCTCGATATACTTGTCGAGATCCCTACGGATAGCATTCGCCTGTTTGAGCTCTTCACTCTTGGGCACGAGATTAGCGAAATTCTTGGCATCAAGGTCGACATCGGTATACCTGAGATGTTGAGGCCAAGCATCCGAGAGCGAGTGTTGGCTGAAGCTCGACCACTGTGA